From the genome of Vanessa cardui chromosome 17, ilVanCard2.1, whole genome shotgun sequence:
TAGAGCATTGGCACGAACATTACATGACAAGTAATATGAGATGCAAAGTAGATAAGAGATAGCTAAAGACTGTCAAATGcggttctaaaaataaaatttggaatatTGCAATGTATAACTTTTAATTGTGAGCCTATTGTATCCCTTTTTCAAActatatttgcatattttttctACCGTTCGTATATTCGTCGATAGAATACTGCACCTGGTAAAAATAACGTTACTGACgacctaaaattataaaaaaaatatttaataaaatttaacttacaacaatgtttttctatttaaataaaaatgagatagaggttgttttttgttgtattttggtAGTAGGGTAGAGTATGTTACGTAATACGTACCCTATGTCTTTTAACACGTGTACCAAGTTAATGATAATCGGTTGAGCACTAACGATAAAGTCgcattcgtatttattatattaattaggataatattaatttaatgcgccaccaacgcTATATCACAAACAATTCCAAATATCAAACGTCCAATCACGTGTAAGATAAGCGCCGCTACTTACATCGACTCTGTGACACGTGATTTATCGAACCGTTTAAAATCCTAAGTTAATTTAACGTTATTAAAACTTTGGAaacgttatttttgttttttttttttttaagtgccAGTTATTTTAAAAGAGTTACGACCTTTTTAATGtatagttttaaatgttttaatacataatcTGTCCACGTGATTCGTTTAAATTCCACAAAATCACTTATGCCTTCAAAGAAGGTCGGTGACACAATGGCCTAGTTGCGGGCTCGTGGCGCGAAACGTGCTATCTAAATCCAGTTCAAGTAACCTCGCATGCTTCCTGTACACTTTTTAATTTGCAACACCTcataattaaaaagtacattattttttatactggtCATCGGAACAAGAGGAATTGATTACATATTTCAGTGCAACACAAATAGATTTCGTAATAGTTCCGTTTTCCGACAACCGTTTGAGTCATTTTCTATGAATACTCATCACCGTTTAACTGGGATTTctcactgatactaaatacttgTATTCGTAGAAAACATTCATAGAAACTAACCTTGCTTGGGcgtgtttaaaaatacagtttattttattagaatcgGTATGCAAATTaagtttacattaataaaagtttaaagcGACGTCTGTTTACGGAAATGCTTTcgtaaatttatgttatttttaagaaatcatattttgtttatgtagttagaaatttattgaaatactttaatgaattaataatgcAATTAAAACCTCCTTGGGCAAATGAGACAGATACCTACGTAACATTCGCCTCTTAGGTCGAatgcgtaaaaaaaaaactttttttttaatttcataatatttgcaTAGCCAAGGCTACAAGTGAATGGAATGTACAACGTTCACATCAGCTGTGGCAGCTGAGGCGAATCATACAAGGTCGATATTCGTTACTATCAATGTGTCAACAACAGCTGATTGATTGTATCGTGGACCAATCATTCGACTGCGAATGAATGAATTTGTCGTTTCGCAACGCAACTGTGAAAAGTGTATGAAAACTTTTGTTTTCAGTTTGAATGCTATGCTATTTCTATATATAGAAATCATTATGTAATTGGAATTTAATCATTGAAAATTGAAACAATACTTTTTTTcgaaatagataatattttggcttacaacaacaacaacagcctgtaaagttcccaatgctgggcttaggcctcgtctccctttttaggagaaggtttggaacataacaccacgttgttccaaagcgggtcggtggaatacacttgtggcagaatttctaagaaaataaacacattcaggtttcctcacgatgtgtttgtaattcttgtcatgcttggcggtgaagaatCACCGCCAAGCATGACaagaattacaaacacaaattaggcacatgaaaattcagtggtgcttgcctggatttgaacccgcaatcatcgcttaagatgcataCATTCTAACCACAGCCATATCGGCACCATCCGTGTAACgtataagatatttaaatttgaatgaatCATTCATTTACGAAACTGATTCAGCGGAACAATAGTCTTTATTTAACACGAAGTTAcctaatgtttatatattatacattatctattatagatagataaattaaaagagtattagaaattaatttatacttaaaataaggACACTCAATAGTGGGTTTTTAAACAGGTTTGAACCTGGTATCCTAGGTTAGGTGCATATCATATTagataacaacaaacaacaacaaccacagcctgtaaattcccactgctgagctaaaagcctcctctccctttgaggagaaggttaagagaacatattccaccacgctgttccaatgcgtggaatacacatgtggcagaatttctacgaaatttgtcatatgcaggtttcctcacgatgttttccttcaccgatgagcacgagatgaattataaaaacaaagcacatgaatcagcagtgcttgcctgggtttgaaccctcaatcatcggttaagatgcccgcgttctaaccactcggccatctcgactcatattagATAAGCCCTGTTTTAAtcacagagcacgagatgaattttttaaacacaatttaagcacatgaacatcgGGTGGTACAGATCTCGTGACCTTCGGCTGAAATCCACGTGTTCTATCCACTGAGCTATTTTAGCTACATTAGAGATAGTCACAGTTTAATGCTGTTAACGATACAACAATAacgattatttgaatttaatctcCTTTGCAGTCATGTACGTAGATTAAAGATCTTCGATATATTGTTCCCGAACTATGAAtatatcaatttcattttaaattataactttgcTAATCAATGAACGGTACTATATAAAGCAATGTCAAAGATTTAGTTACCCGCGACTTCACTCGCTATATAAGAGTTTCAGACACAAGAAGTAACTTATTTCCTACCTCCTCCTGTCCTGTTCTGATATATCGTGAAATTTTACGTAAATGGAATAAATATCTAccgaatatgtatttatttctttacaaataaagatttttttgtacgttatttttattttattacttttatagttgtttattttcttactaAAAAGAAATGACAATACTCAAACTTAAATTGTGATTAAAAAGcagtttaatgaaaatatacacACAATATGGCAcactaacataaaataaataatacaaatcttAAAGGCATAAAGAACGGAACTCCTAAGACATCTGAGGAGATTAAAATAttggaatataaaaaatgtcactGCACAATTGATACGCAAATAAGGACGCGTGTCGACAAGTAAAACGGAACACGTATGTATGATCGTGCGTGCGTGTCTAGAGTTCTAACTCTAGGATCTCGTAACCCATTTACTTTCGCATTACAAATATGTACCACCCGTGACTTGTGTAATGCATTCAGCTCCTATGGCAACCAGTCAATAAGCTATCTGGTTAAAAAGATTTCTCTAAAATACATTGATGTTAATTTTAGGATTCGCCGATTCTAGTAGTcctattatacattttaatattatttcatacagacatttatgtatatttttctatgaATAGAAAATCAAGAGACAATCTATTTACGTGGTTTTGAGATAGTTAGATACTCTACAAACAAAAAGGTATTATCTAATTTATTCATTGTTCTATTTCAGAGCGTGAAAAAGTTGCAGTATTGGTGTTAGAGAAGCGTGAGGCGCTCTTACAGAGCGTTCTAGGCCGAAACGATGCCTGGCCCAAGATTTTGGCAGAGGCTGAGCCGGCGGGCCCGAGGGTCGGCCGCTGGGGTGCAGAGTGGCCGAGTTGACTCGCTTCGGGGAAGGGCGACCGCAAGCAGGCCGTCTACTACCTGACCAAGCCCCTGCCGCCCCCACGCTGGGCGCAGCCGCAGGAACCACTCCAACTGACATCGATAGCGCACGAGGAACTCGTCACTCAAGCCGAGTCGATCCTCCGCACCTTTCTCGTCAACAACAATTATGACTCAATCAGCAACTTCATCGCTATGTACGACTGTCATGTCAAGTCGCAGCAACCGTTATACGATATTTACAAGAAATACATACCACAGATCAGGAGAAGAAAGTACACGTGTGTCGGTTTGGGAATAGAGTTGATCCGGAAATGGCAATCCTTGGACAAAAAGTTTCCTGGCTTTGCGACGGCGACCGCATTGATATCTTGTGAGGAGGCGGTGGTGGACGTGAGGGGCTACGTAACTATGGGAGAAACGCCGGATTCCGTGGAGTGCGCGGAGAAGGAACACGTCTTGATCGGTGTTCAGATCATCGTAGATGGACGGCCAGGAATCATGCTGGCCGATCCGGGATACCATGTTGGACGAATAATTACCGTTATGTCTGACCGTGCATATCCACATACCGGTAAGTGTTCTCGAAAATAGCAAAGCCAACATATCTTATTTCGCGTAACACCGCGAACAATACTGATGTCAGAATATCTTAATAGGTTGGTTTACCAAAGCGGACGATCCTCAATGCCGCAAGGAATACGAGTACAGCTACAACCCTCACAACAGCAACTACATCGAGTGGCACGAGCGGGAGACGAGAGGACACGTCGTCAAATACCAGACGTCGCTGATCTACGCGGCGCAACCCTACCTCGACAGCATATACGTCACCGAGAAGCGAAACTTGGTCTACAATTTCAGGTAAACTTCCGTGACAAGTTACTTGAATCATTATACAtagggttttttttaaatatatatgtactcaGGTAGGCAGGAAAAAGGTTCTGATCGTAAGTGGTTACAAAGACGCATAaccaatgacgctgttagaagcTGTACAAAGCtacatattgatttataaatatgagacaacatcacatacattactctgatcccaatgtaagtagctgaagcacttgtgttatggaaaacagaagtaacgacggttccacaaacacccagacccaaaacaacatcgaaaactaatggtaatctacggcgactcggccgggaatcgatcccgggacctcagagtggcgtacccatgaaaaccgatgtacacatcactcgaccttggaggtcgtcaaactaaccttgggaactaagatgttatatcccttgtaaataaagttacattGGCTCGCCCAACCTTTAACACAACATAACTAAGTTTATAACGATTTATACGCCAATCCAGAACCAATTGGCGTAAGGTACTTGTAAGCCAATAAGTAAAATTCCTTACCATCAGATAACAATTATTCTttcacaataattaaaagtaatacatGTAGATTTATCCTTGTTTCAGGAGTTTGCTATCTCGAGATCCAAAGGGCAACCTAAAAGCCGGCATGTACTTTCCCGTGGGTAGACGCATAAAGGAAGCAGCCTTCACAGTCTTCTCGGACGTCGGCACGGAGAAGCGTAAAACCAAGTACAAATTCAGTGCCTTCACAGATCCCAAAAACGTTAGTCATTTACATTCACCTTTAAGTTGctctttatttttcatatattctatgttaaattttaagtttttaagtgATAACTTATTACGGAAGGGTATAGCTTCTCTTTCACCTTTCACTTTAAGTTGTCACTACTATTGGGTGTCCTGAGACGCATTTTAacacgtattttattatttatttctatcaccagcttacacataatatattttgttacaattcCCTAGATATtcccatatttatttgtatgcacCTATATTTCCAAGATTTTGAGGACTAAATTATCGTCAACTCGCCACACCTCGGCCTAATCACTGAAATAACCTCCCCTTTCCGAACCGCTTTCTTTCACTATGAGGTTTGAAAAGCTTGTCTAGTATACAACAAAGGCAATGAATATACCttatttaaattgcaaacacagcgaaagctttttttaaaacaattgtagACGAAAGTCCTTCAAAGTCAgggatttaaaaacattaaaaaaatctaacttaataaatgtaaattgttataaagtttttaagtCATGCTTATTTtaactatcaataaataaaaaacaatacacaaataTCGGTACACGTCATAAATCCaatatgtttatgaaattaGCGATGTATTACAGAACGTTTTCGACGTAAAATTATTTACCTGTTTATCAATCTTACTTCCTTACATTAGCAGTGTGATAAGAATGACAATTTGCAAGTTTATTGCTCACcgaatttagaaataaatgatgtaaaaaaaattagaacaaCAATGAGACAAAAACAATGTCGGCTGTATTTTGTTTAtcgttataaattaacattactcGTATTTACAATCCGAATATGAATTATATGTATGAATCGAAAAACAGATGTAAACTATCTTAAAAATTTCCTATCCGAGGGGCTTGGAGAAACTTAGAAATCGCTTAAATAAATCatgcaatattaatataaaatatcaatataataagcAAGCGAATGGTTATAACTTGTTTAAGAGACCggatatattaaacattatttttggttattagtggaaaagagtaactacgaCTTTTCGGACGGTTTTTCCGTGTACAATCTATATACCATTTAAATGCGggcattacatttaatataattctgtcAAATGACAGTTCAAAAGAGCTTCTGATACATAatgattttagttttataaattactggCGACCAGCCCCGGCTACacacgggtacttgatatgtatcgttatattagaACATAAAGttacacaaaattataaattgtgtacaatgtgttattctgatatataacctatattactgtaaaattccatccaaatccgttcagtagtttcttCGTAAAGACGTAACCAACATACATCCATCATCacaaactttcgtatttataatattcgtaggACATGTAGCTATCAATTTGTTAAGTAACAATTTGAATAACTAATAATGAAATAGCATTAACTCGGCTAACAATTTTCTAACATAATGATGGGTTTAACCATTACGTTAAGTGATGTCCAATCAAGCATTCGTTCTTGCGAACGGTATATCCATGTaatctttgttttaatatttaaacaagttttgaCAGACATGAAATTTCAAGGGCAGTTTGTTAACTGCACGCGATTTTCGTTATCGATGTAATTGAGACTATTAAATGTCTAGATAGGTGTCCTGTCAAATTATGTAAATGTGTAAGGATGAAAATGTATATGGTCGGTCGGTTGGTTTTTCTTTAGTACGTAGTTGAGAATCATTTTTTCAAAAGTATTGATAGCTCTTTACCAATTCATTaagactatttttaaaaaacccaGAGACTCCTAAAAAATCCCGTCcgttttatttctttcaaaGCACTGCACCATTACCTggatcattaaattttaatgccaTAATTAACATCCATCAGTTTAAAAACTACCAATATATCAACATAGGCGAAATCTTAAATGTACTATTGGTGACAATTTACTTCAATTGTTAAACTATGTTAAAAATAAGTCCAACTGGTTAGTAGTAGTCATTATgcagaaagtaacataaaatgaagttattaataaaatagaaaaacaatG
Proteins encoded in this window:
- the LOC124536885 gene encoding uncharacterized protein LOC124536885; amino-acid sequence: MYDCHVKSQQPLYDIYKKYIPQIRRRKYTCVGLGIELIRKWQSLDKKFPGFATATALISCEEAVVDVRGYVTMGETPDSVECAEKEHVLIGVQIIVDGRPGIMLADPGYHVGRIITVMSDRAYPHTGWFTKADDPQCRKEYEYSYNPHNSNYIEWHERETRGHVVKYQTSLIYAAQPYLDSIYVTEKRNLVYNFRSLLSRDPKGNLKAGMYFPVGRRIKEAAFTVFSDVGTEKRKTKYKFSAFTDPKNVDPSVVEEIERCSVQMRYKKRALLQVIAKLARMMSNHTFINQMLDINDDICRMSL